A single genomic interval of Bacillus smithii harbors:
- a CDS encoding winged helix-turn-helix transcriptional regulator gives MSTKSNANCNSILFSLLCEKELTLAVIGGKWKMLILWHLGREGTKRFSELKALMPGITQRMLVNQLRELEEDLIVHREVYPVVPPKVEYSLTEYGKSLMPILESMYQWGKNYMETVLGQHPETTETKEVVNK, from the coding sequence ATGTCAACTAAATCTAATGCTAATTGTAATTCCATTCTTTTTTCACTCCTTTGTGAAAAAGAATTAACGCTCGCAGTCATCGGCGGAAAGTGGAAAATGCTGATTTTATGGCATTTAGGCAGAGAGGGAACTAAGCGATTTAGCGAACTAAAAGCTCTTATGCCTGGTATTACACAAAGAATGCTGGTGAACCAATTGCGTGAGCTGGAAGAAGACCTTATCGTTCATCGCGAAGTTTATCCTGTTGTTCCGCCGAAAGTAGAATACTCTTTGACAGAGTATGGAAAGAGCTTGATGCCGATTCTTGAGTCCATGTATCAATGGGGAAAAAATTATATGGAAACGGTTCTTGGCCAACATCCAGAAACAACAGAAACAAAAGAAGTCGTTAATAAATAA